GTTCGTCGACCTGCAGCGCCAGGGGACTCGGTGGCGCGATCTGGGCGGCGAGTATCCCTCGCCGCGCGCCGTGTACACGTCGACAACGGACCTCCGCAGCTCCAATTCCGCCTCCTTGTGGGCCGCCATCTTGGCGTGGGGAGTCTCCGGCGGGCGCCTTCCCGGGAACCCTGTCGAAGGGAAAGCCGTGGGCGAGGAGGTCTCGCGGCTCCTGCTCGAGCAGGGCTACTCCGAGTCCAGCTCGGCCAGCCCCTTTAACGACTACCTTTCCCTCGGCATCGGCTCCAAGCCGATGGTCGTCGTCTACGAGTCGCAGTTCCTTGAGCAGGAGCTTTCCGACGATACCAAGGTCACCGACAACATGGTCCTCGCCTACCCGAACCCGACGATCGTCTCCTTCCATACCTTCCTATCCCTCGACGCGGACGCGGCTCGGCTCGGTGAGGTCCTGCGGACGAACAGCGACATCCGACGGTTCGCCCTCAAGCACGGCTTCCGGGTAGGCGAGTCGGGCGAGATCAACGACGTCCTCGCGTCGGACGGGGTACCCCTCGTCCCCGCGAGCCTGAACACCATTGACCAGCCAAACTTCGAGACGATGGAGGCAATCATCGAGGTATTCGAGGGCAAGCTTCAACCGAGCGCGCAACGCGGGACGCAGAAGGATTAAGGAGGATGAACATGACGAAACCTCACAGGCTATTGCTCGCGCTGCTCGCGCTCGTCGTTGGCGTGAGCCTCGGGGCCTGCTCGAGTTTGTCCGGCGTTGACGGCGGCGGCTCGCAGGGCGCGGCAAGCGAGGAGCTCAAAGGAACCACCCTCCGGATCGTCGCTGCCACAGAACTCAAGGCGCTCGACTCGGTGGTTGCTCAGGCGGCCAAGGACCTCGGGATGACCATCGAGATGGCCTACCCCGGCGGGACGCTGGACAACACCGAGCGACTCGGGGAAGGGGGGTTCGACGGGTATTACGAAGCCACCTGGTTCGCGACCAACCGCTACGCCGAGCTCCAGGGGTTGGGAGAGAGATTTGCGTCCACAAGCTCTGTCGCGACCTCCCCGGTCCTGCTCGGCGTGCGCCCCACCACTGCCGCGGAACTGGGGTGGGACAAGACGCAGCCGACGTGGGCGGAGATCGCCCAGGCGGCGTCGTCGGGCGCGTTGAAGTTCGGGATGACCGATCCGGGCACGTCAAACTCGGGCTTCTCCGCGCTGGCGTCGGTCGCGACCTCCTTCGCCGACACCGGCTCGGCGCTTTCGACGCAGGACATCGCACGGGTGGCGCCGCAGGTCCGCGAGTTCTTCAGCGGCCAGACCGTGACCTCGGGCTCCTCGGGGTGGCTAACCACGGCCTTCCGCAGCGAGACGGGCAAGGCCAACGCGATCCTCTCCAACGAGGCCTCCCTCATCGACCTCAAGAATCAAGGCGAGGACATTGACCTGATAGCGCCGTCCGACGGCGTCATCTTCGCCGACTATCCGCTCTCGGCGCTGTCGACCGCGGATCAGCCGCTCGCGAAGGAGAAGGCGCAGGCGCTCGCCGGCTGGCTCGAGCAACACCCGCAGGAGCTGGCAGACGCGGGCCTCCGCCCGACCACGGCGGGGGACTCGGCTCGGAACCCCGACTTCGCCCCGGGGCTGCTCCTTGAGATCCCGTTCCCCGCGAGCCAGGACGTGGTCTCGGCGCTCATCGACTCCTACAACAACGACCTCCGGTCCCCGGGGGCGATGGCCTTCATGCTCGATACCTCCGGCTCGATGGCAGGGGACAGGATCGCCTCGCTCAAGGCGACGCTCCATTCGCTCGCCGACGGCTCGGCGCAGGTCAACGGCACCTCCGTCGGGTTCCGCGACCGCGAGGACATCACCTTCGTGCCCTTCTCGACGGCGGTCCATGACCAGCGCAGTTTGGTGTTCGACGCCGCCAACGCGGCAACCGTCGGCGAGGTGGGATCTGCGATCGAGGCTCTAGATCCGAGCGGCGACACCGCCATCTACGAGGCGTTGGCCGCGGCGTACGACCACCTTGGGGCGTCGGCAAGCAACATTCGATCGATCGTGCTGATGTCCGACGGCGAGCTCACCGCCGGACGCTCCTTCGACGACTTCCGCGCCTACTACGAGGCGCTTCCCAACCAGGTCAAGACCATTCCGACCTTCGTGATCCTCTACGGGGAGGCCAACGCCGAAGAGATGACGGCGCTGGCCGAGCTGACGGGCGGGAAGGTCTTCGATGCACAACGGGGCGACCTCGCCTCCGCGTTTAAGGAGATCCGTGGGTATCAATAATTTGCCGCAATCGGAATGGGGGTCAGCGCCGCCGGGGCGGCGGGCGCTCTCGACCTTGTGCTGCACCTCGGGCCGGTGGGCCCCGTGGCCGCGGTTCTGGCGAGCGTCGGCGGGTATCTCCTCGTCCGCCAGCCCGCGTCGAAGAAGTCCCCGCAGGTGGCCGCGTCCTCGGCGCTCCTGAAGCAGCAGAAGGGCTCCGTCGGGTCGCTGGACACCCGGATCTCCCGCTGCGCAAGCCTGGTGGAAACGTGCACCGACCAAGACGTGAAGGCGTCCGGCGCGCAGCTCGTCGACAAGCTGAGTCGGCTGAGCCTAGAGAAGGAACGCCTGCAGGAGTTTCCCGAGCACTACGAGATGATCGGCACCATCGCCTCGGACTACCTGCCGACCACGCTCGCGCGCTTTGACGCGGTTCGCGGCGGTGAGGAGGCGACCTCGCGCGCGAAGGAGATCACCCTGCGGGCGCTCACGACGCTGCACAGGGAGGTCGACCGGGTGCAAAAGGCGCTGGAGCAGGACATGCTCGAGGACCTTCAGCTTCACGCCGACGAGGTGGCCATCCTGTTTAACGACCTCGACCCACGGTAGAGGCGAGACGATCGGGTATTCTTTCAGAACATGAGTATTGATGAGCGATTGCTGGAGATCATTGCCTGCCCGAAGGACAAGGGCCCGCTGGAGTATCACGAGGCCGAGCAGCTCCTCGTCAACCCCCGCCTCGGCATCGCGTATCGCATCGACGACGGCATCCCGGTCTTGCTTATCGACGAGGCCCAGCCGTGGCCTGCGGAAACGTCGAAGTAACCCACCCGCTCTA
This is a stretch of genomic DNA from Corynebacterium vitaeruminis DSM 20294. It encodes these proteins:
- a CDS encoding VWA domain-containing protein, coding for MTKPHRLLLALLALVVGVSLGACSSLSGVDGGGSQGAASEELKGTTLRIVAATELKALDSVVAQAAKDLGMTIEMAYPGGTLDNTERLGEGGFDGYYEATWFATNRYAELQGLGERFASTSSVATSPVLLGVRPTTAAELGWDKTQPTWAEIAQAASSGALKFGMTDPGTSNSGFSALASVATSFADTGSALSTQDIARVAPQVREFFSGQTVTSGSSGWLTTAFRSETGKANAILSNEASLIDLKNQGEDIDLIAPSDGVIFADYPLSALSTADQPLAKEKAQALAGWLEQHPQELADAGLRPTTAGDSARNPDFAPGLLLEIPFPASQDVVSALIDSYNNDLRSPGAMAFMLDTSGSMAGDRIASLKATLHSLADGSAQVNGTSVGFRDREDITFVPFSTAVHDQRSLVFDAANAATVGEVGSAIEALDPSGDTAIYEALAAAYDHLGASASNIRSIVLMSDGELTAGRSFDDFRAYYEALPNQVKTIPTFVILYGEANAEEMTALAELTGGKVFDAQRGDLASAFKEIRGYQ
- a CDS encoding Trm112 family protein, which produces MSIDERLLEIIACPKDKGPLEYHEAEQLLVNPRLGIAYRIDDGIPVLLIDEAQPWPAETSK